Proteins from one Phaenicophaeus curvirostris isolate KB17595 chromosome 18, BPBGC_Pcur_1.0, whole genome shotgun sequence genomic window:
- the CCM2L gene encoding cerebral cavernous malformations 2 protein-like: MDCEAKKGKKGFVSPIKRLVFPKAARRPALRSSVYRRPLHSVPLYPPDYLIDPQILLHDYVEKEVKFLGHLTWVTASLNPSSRDEVLQLLDTARQLKELPLQTTPEQDSILSLSARCLLLTWRDNEELILRIPTHEIAAASYLRDDALHLLILKTGLGVDPVPAGTHPEAAPAGVPKAFPKAFPAEKRPGGSWPEGGRLGGPMERRHTICSLDWRAARGGQEGHQGGSLERRRGGSWERRQRGRPSGSWERRQPCGGSWERRQAGTAGGSWERGTGFGSWERRHAGSNPLDPQEPCPDAYSNLIILAVPNRDAAEESCALICQVFQIIYGDQSIECVDRAGYHYTSTPTRPWLSSRSESCRTGYDADFSCCSSFDGSHDTFEAYYSGASSPSFHQSHHSLATACSGSDQSGTGLEQLQDYMVTLRNKLSSQEIQQFALLLREYRLGTPVQEYCGELLRLYGDRRKFLLLGMRPFIPDQDIGYFETFLESIGIREGGILTDSFGRIKRSMSNTSASAVRSYDSWSLRSESESFNRMITDITHDIEALARDEEEEEEEEDNYL; encoded by the exons ATGGACTGCGAGGCcaagaaggggaagaag GGCTTCGTGTCACCCATCAAGCGGCTGGTTTTCCCAAAGGCAGCTCGGCGGCCGGCGCTCCGCAGCAGCGTCTACCGGCGGCCCCTGCACTCAGTACCCCTCTATCCCCCCGACTACCTGATCGACCCCCAGATCCTGCTGCACGACTATGTGGAGAAGGAGGTGAAG TTTTTAGGCCACTTGACATGGGTGACAGCatccttgaacccctccagccGGGATgaggtgctgcagctgctggacaCAGCCAGG cagctgaaggagctgcCACTGCAAACGACGCCGGAGCAGGACAGCATCCTCAGCCTCTCTGCACGCTGCCTCCTGCTCACCTGGCGCGACAACGAGGAGCTGATCCTGCGCATCCCCACCCACGAGATCGCCGCGGCGTCCTATCTACGTGATGATGCCCTGCACCTCCTCATCCTCAAAACCG GCCTGGGCGTGGACCCCGTCCCCGCGGGCACACACCCCGAGGCAGCCCCAGCCGGCGTGCCCAAGGCGTTCCCCAAGGCGTTCCCAGCTGAGAAGCGTCCAGGGGGCTCGTGGCCGGAGGGTGGGCGTCTGGGGGGCCCGATGGAGCGCCGGCACACCATCTGCAGCCTGGACTGGcgcgcggcgcggggcgggcagGAGGGCCACCAGGGCGGCAGCCTggagcggcggcggggcggcagCTGGGAGCGGCGGCAGCGCGGGCGGCCCTCGGGCAGCTGGGAGCGGCGGCAGCCCTGCGGCGGCAGCTGGGAGCGGAGGCAGGCGGGCACCGCCGGTGGCAGCTGGGAACGCGGCACCGGCTTCGGCAGCTGGGAGCGGCGGCATGCCGGCAGCAACCCGCTGGACCCTCAGGAGCCCTGCCCCGACGCCTACTCCAACCTCATCATCCTCGCTGTGCCCAACAGG GACGCTGCTGAGGAGTCCTGCGCCCTCATCTGCCAGGTCTTCCAGATCATCTATGGGGACCAGAGCATCGAATGTGTGGACCGCGCCGGGTACCACTACACTTCCACACCCACGCGGCCCTGGCTCTCCAGCAGGA GTGAGAGCTGCCGCACAGGCTATGATGCCGacttcagctgctgcagctcctt CGACGGCTCCCACGACACCTTCGAAGCGTATTACAGTGGTGCCTCCTCGCCCTCCTTCCACCAGTCCCACCACAGCTTGGCCACCGCCTGCAGCGGCAGCGACCAGAGCGGCacggggctggagcagctgcaggacTACATGGTGACG CTGCGCAACAAGCTGTCATCACAGGAGATCCAGCAGTTTGCCCTCCTGCTCCGTGAGTACCGGCTGGGCACGCCGGTGCAGGAGTACTGTGGGGAGCTTCTGCGCCTCTACGGGGATCGCAGGAAGTTCCTCCTCCTTG GAATGAGACCCTTCATCCCCGACCAAGACATCGGGTACTTCGAGACCTTCCTGGAGAGCATTGGCATCCGGGAAGGTGGGATCCTCACCGACAGCTTCGGCCGCATCAAGCGCAGCATGAGCAACACCTCGGCCTCGGCTGTGCGCAGCTACGACAGCTGGTCCCTGCGCTCTGAGTCTGAGTCCTTCAACCGCATGATCACGGACATCACCCACGACATCGAGGCACTGGCTCgggatgaggaagaagaggaggaggaggaggacaacTACCTCTGA